One stretch of Shewanella sp. Arc9-LZ DNA includes these proteins:
- the sspA gene encoding stringent starvation protein SspA: MAVAANKRSIMTLFSGADDLYSHQVRIVLAEKGVTVDVLQVDPSEMPEDLLEVNPYNSVPTLVDRELVLYESRIIMEYLDERFPHPPLMPVYPVSRGQSRLMMHRIDTDWYALVERIRKGEKADAARKELMESLIALAPVFAEMPYFMSEEFGLSDCYLGPLLWRLPVLGIHLDPRTSKDISAYMTRIFERESFKASLTEAEREMRMGM; the protein is encoded by the coding sequence ATGGCTGTTGCTGCCAACAAGCGCTCTATCATGACACTTTTTTCTGGTGCCGATGATTTATATAGTCACCAAGTACGTATCGTATTGGCTGAAAAAGGGGTTACCGTTGATGTTTTACAGGTAGACCCAAGTGAGATGCCTGAAGATTTACTTGAAGTAAATCCATACAACTCTGTACCGACTTTGGTTGATCGTGAACTCGTGTTGTACGAATCACGCATTATTATGGAATATTTGGATGAGCGTTTTCCACATCCTCCATTAATGCCTGTATACCCAGTATCTCGCGGCCAAAGCCGTTTAATGATGCACAGAATCGACACCGATTGGTATGCGCTTGTAGAGCGTATCCGTAAAGGTGAAAAGGCTGATGCAGCGCGTAAAGAGTTAATGGAAAGCTTAATTGCTTTAGCGCCAGTATTTGCTGAAATGCCATACTTCATGAGCGAAGAGTTTGGTTTATCTGATTGCTACTTAGGCCCATTATTGTGGCGTCTACCAGTATTAGGCATTCACTTAGATCCGCGTACATCGAAAGATATCAGTGCTTACATGACACGTATTTTTGAACGTGAATCATTTAAGGCATCGCTAACTGAGGCTGAGCGCGAAATGCGCATGGGCATGTAA
- a CDS encoding cytochrome bc complex cytochrome b subunit, translating to MVKNIIDWIDARIPMTATYNRHVGQYATPKNFNFWYFFGSLALLVLVNQLLTGIWLTMNYVPTAEGAFASVEYIMRDVDYGWLLRYMHSTGASAFFFVIYMHMFRGLIYGSYQKPRELLWLFGMLIFLVLMAEAFMGYLLPWGQMSYWGAQVIISLFGAIPIIGDDLTLWIRGDYVISGATLNRFFALHVIALPLVLVVLVFLHLIALHEVGSNNPDGVEIKKNKDENGWPIDGIPFHPYYTVKDIMGVAGFLIVFCYVLFFMPEGGGYFLEKPNFEAANPMKTPEHIAPVWYFTPFYAILRAIPDKLVGVIGMGLSIAVLFLLPWLDRCKVKSIRYRSMIHKINIAQFTVSFIILGYLGVVPATPELTIAARVFTFTYFAFFVALWVYSKNEKTKEVPTRVTH from the coding sequence ATGGTTAAGAATATTATTGATTGGATTGATGCTCGCATCCCAATGACGGCTACATATAACCGTCATGTGGGACAGTATGCGACACCAAAGAACTTTAACTTTTGGTATTTCTTTGGTTCATTAGCGCTATTAGTTTTGGTTAACCAATTGCTGACAGGTATTTGGCTGACCATGAATTACGTACCGACAGCAGAAGGCGCATTTGCTTCTGTTGAATACATCATGCGTGATGTTGATTACGGTTGGTTGCTACGTTACATGCACTCTACAGGTGCATCGGCATTTTTCTTTGTCATCTACATGCACATGTTCCGTGGATTAATATACGGGTCTTATCAAAAACCAAGAGAGCTATTATGGCTGTTTGGTATGTTGATTTTCCTTGTGTTAATGGCTGAAGCATTTATGGGTTACTTACTACCTTGGGGACAAATGTCTTACTGGGGTGCGCAGGTAATTATCTCTTTGTTTGGTGCCATCCCTATTATTGGTGATGACCTAACATTGTGGATCCGTGGTGATTACGTTATTTCAGGTGCAACACTAAACCGTTTCTTCGCACTGCACGTTATTGCGCTACCACTTGTATTGGTTGTGTTGGTGTTCTTACACCTAATCGCCTTGCATGAAGTGGGCTCAAATAACCCTGATGGTGTTGAGATTAAAAAGAACAAAGATGAGAACGGATGGCCTATTGATGGTATTCCATTCCACCCTTACTACACTGTAAAAGATATTATGGGTGTCGCTGGGTTCTTAATCGTGTTCTGTTATGTGTTGTTCTTCATGCCTGAAGGCGGTGGATATTTCCTAGAAAAGCCAAACTTTGAAGCGGCTAATCCAATGAAAACACCGGAACACATTGCGCCAGTTTGGTACTTCACACCTTTCTATGCCATTTTACGTGCTATCCCTGATAAATTGGTAGGCGTTATTGGTATGGGTCTGTCTATTGCAGTGTTATTCCTACTGCCTTGGCTTGACCGTTGTAAAGTGAAGTCTATTCGCTATCGCAGCATGATCCACAAGATCAACATTGCACAATTTACAGTGTCGTTCATTATTTTAGGATATTTAGGTGTTGTTCCTGCAACTCCTGAGTTAACTATTGCGGCACGTGTATTCACTTTCACTTACTTTGCTTTCTTCGTAGCCTTATGGGTTTACAGTAAGAATGAGAAAACAAAAGAAGTCCCAACGAGGGTGACACACTAA
- a CDS encoding cytochrome c1 produces MKKLLIALVTLLPSLAMAASGHSVHLESANVDLHDKASLERGLDSFQHYCSGCHSTQYQRYERVATDLGISNDDMRNKYMFTGAKIGDLMENAIPTPDAAKWFGAAPPDLTLVARVRGADWVFSYLKGFYADETRPFGVNNIVFPAVGMPHVLQDLQGLATVTKDEAGNVSLVKDKDGNIVTTGGKLTAEEYDQVVRDITGFLVYSAEPVQLEREALGWWVLGFLFIFFIIAYLLKKEYWKDVH; encoded by the coding sequence ATGAAAAAGTTATTAATTGCATTAGTTACATTGCTGCCATCTCTCGCAATGGCCGCCAGTGGACATAGTGTTCACTTAGAAAGTGCTAACGTTGATTTGCATGATAAAGCGTCATTAGAGCGTGGTTTGGATTCATTCCAACATTACTGCTCTGGTTGTCACAGCACTCAATACCAACGCTACGAGCGTGTTGCAACTGATTTAGGCATCTCTAACGATGATATGCGTAACAAGTACATGTTCACCGGTGCAAAAATCGGTGATTTAATGGAAAACGCTATTCCTACTCCAGATGCCGCTAAATGGTTTGGTGCTGCGCCTCCTGATTTAACGTTGGTTGCTCGTGTTCGTGGTGCTGATTGGGTATTTTCATACCTAAAAGGTTTCTACGCAGATGAGACTCGTCCATTTGGTGTGAACAATATAGTGTTCCCAGCAGTGGGTATGCCACACGTATTACAAGACTTACAAGGTCTTGCTACTGTTACGAAAGATGAAGCTGGTAATGTATCTCTTGTAAAAGATAAAGATGGTAATATTGTTACCACGGGTGGCAAATTGACGGCAGAAGAATACGACCAAGTCGTCCGTGATATCACGGGTTTCTTAGTTTATTCTGCCGAACCAGTTCAGCTAGAGCGTGAAGCTTTAGGTTGGTGGGTACTTGGATTCTTGTTTATTTTCTTCATAATTGCGTATTTGTTGAAGAAAGAATACTGGAAAGATGTGCACTAG